In Candidatus Methylomirabilota bacterium, the genomic stretch GCTGGTCTTCAGCACGTCGCCCCGATCCAGGACTTTCCGGAGGAGAAGTGGGATCTCCTCCTCGGCGTGATGCTCACGGGGGCTTTTCTCCTCAGTAAGTATGCCTTCCCGCACATGCTCCGCCAGCGCTTCGGACGTATCGTCAACCTCGGCTCCACCCATGGCCTGGTCGCGTCCCCCTTTAAGGCGGGTTACGTCTCTGCCAAGCATGGATTGCTCGGTCTGACTAAGGTCATCGCCCTCGAGGGGGCGGCGCACAACATCAACGCTGTTGCCCTCTGCCCGGGCTACGTGCGGACACCCTTGGTGGAGCAACAGATCGCTGACCAGGCGAAGGCGCATGGTATCTCTGAGCAGGAGGTCATGGAGAAGGTGATCCTTGCTCCCCAGGCGGTCAAACGGCTGCTCGAACCGCAGGAAGTAGCCGAAATGGTGGTGTTCCTTTGCACCGAGCAGGCCAGCGGAATCACGGGAACGCACGTCGCTATGGATCTCGGCTGGACCGCCCATTGATCATCCGGCGCCGGGACCCCGGTCTGCCCAATCCCCGTTATAGTGGAATAAAGACGGCCCGATCCGTGTTAAGATATTAGCATATAGGCGTAAATTCGCGGACTCGATGGACCATACCATTTCTCAGGAGAAATAACATGTTAGAAGCAATTATCGGGATCGCATTGGTACTGGGCCTTGTCTTGTTCAAGTTTAAGTATGGCTGAGGTGTACAATCCTCCTCTGGACAGGGGAGTTGTCACTTGCCTCCGTCGGATCTGAAATCCGGGGACCCCACGCAGCCTTCAGGCTCTCATCCCCCTCGGGGCCCAACAAATTGATGAGGGAATCTTCCCCTTCCACCCCAGTTGCAGGGATCGTCATTCTTTTGTTTTCTCTTCTCGAGTGTTCCGCCAAAGCGGTCCGGCAGAGCCCACATTCCCGCCTCGTGGGACTTGCGGGAGCTCTAAACGGGACCACGCTCGTCCCCGGACGATCTCGACGACGGTCCAGTGAGGGAGGCGATTGCCACATCGCAGCCGCGATGAGTGTGACTTACCCTTTTGGATGACAATGGCAAAAAAACGAGATTGATTCTCCTGACGAAATGACTCCACGATTTTCCGTCATCATTCCCGCAAGGAACGACGCCGCCGCCCTCGGCCAGACCCTTGACTACCTAGATGGCCTCGTGAGGAACGACGCGGTCGAGGTCATCGTGGCAGCCTCCGGCGACCCTGGCGGCACGGAACGCGCTGTGGCGGGGCGGGCAAAGCTCCTCTGGCCCTCGGGGTCCACACGATCCGCCCTGATGAATGCAGGTGCGGAAACCGCGCGCGGTGAAATTCTCTTCTTCCTCCATGCCGATTCCTTCCCGCCAGCGAGTGTTTTCGAGCTAATTGACCAGGCCCTGTCCAGCAATGACGTTGCTGGTGGCGCCTTCGAGCATCTCTTTGTCGAACGTGGGTGGAGCCTGCGCACCATCACGTGGATCAACCGGATCCGATATCGCTTGACCCGCAACTACTACGGAGATCAGGGCATCTTCGTACGAGCCGCCCTGTTCCGCGAAATGGACGGGTACAAGGACCTTCGGGTCTTGGAAGATCTCGAATTCACCCAGCGCCTCAAGCGGGTTGGTCGATCCATCCTGATCCCGGTGCCGGTGCTCACGTCTGGACGGCGCCTGCTCGCCCGCGGACCCTGGCGCACTTTTTGCTTCATTGTATGGTTGCTGTTTCTGCACACCCTGCGGCTCGATACCCAGCGGCATGCCGAGCGCTGGCGTGGCCCGGGAGACAATCCGCCGGGAAGCCCATGCCCCCGTGGGCGTCTGCAACAAGGAGTTTGCTGAATGAGGCCGAGTCCCCCGACCCTTCCTATGGAATTCAATGGGGTCTGACCCCTTTGATCGGCTGGACGGCCCGTTGAGGCCAGGATCGGACGGATTGACACCGAACGACCCACCAGAGATACCGCCTGTGGATGGTACCAGCACGGAAGATCTAGTGGGCCAGGCGAAGACTGGCGGAGGCGCGTGACTGGGAGAACTAGGTGCGGTTCTTCAGGGCGGCTTTGAGCTCGTCTTTGAGGCGGCGGGGATCGCCCGCGCAGTTTTTCACCGTCCCGGCTGTAATCGCGACGTCGTAATCTCCGCCTTCCCACTCAAAGACCACCAGTGGGAGCGCCAGGGATTTCTGGTCAATAAAATCACGGAGTTCCGCGGGGACGTCGTCGCGGTGATAGTAGACCGCGGGCGCGCCGAGGGAGCGGTCGATTTCACCCCATTCCGCCTTTTCCGCGAAGACGCCGTGCGTGATGGAACACAAGGTACAGGCCTTTTCTGAGCCGACCACCTTTTTCGCGCTGTCCCACATGGCGGCCAGCGCCCCGGAATCCGCGTTGTAGACAAAAATGACTCGCTTGGCGCGCAGGCTTATTCTAGAAGCGTCTGATAAAGAAACCAAGCAATCCATGCCCGCTCACCCCCCTTCCACATATCTAACGGCTGACTCCGTTGGAAGGTTCCCAGGCCTCCTCGATAACGGAACCTACATGCTTCGGCGCAGCGCTAACGGGGATGGTCAGCCCTGTGATGCTCCCGTCTTGCCCATTCTGTTGGAAGACGGTCGACCTGCGGTCATGGGGGATCTGGCCTTCCGACACATCCATCAGCCAAGGAGCACAAGGGTCAAGGCGCTGCCGACTGCTGCCCATCTCTACGTCCACCACCCCGTGACAGGTAAACCGCTTGCGCGTCGGGTCTAGGGGTTCTTCATTTTTCGCTCCCGCACGAAACGAAGAAGTCGGTCCTTCAGTTCCCCGGGGATCTCCTCCTCGCCAAGATCCCGCAAAAGCGTGGTGGTTGTTTGATAGGTGCGCATAAAGTTATCGCATATCCGACAGCCCGAGAGGTGGGCCTCGAGGGCCTGGACGGTTTGCTCATCCAGCGCTTCTTCCAGATAGTCGGCAAGCAAATTTGTGATCTCCTTACAGCTGATCATGCTGTACCCCAAAGTAGGCTGCCAACTTTCCCCGGAGCGCCAGGCGAGCCCGGTGCAACCGTGTCTTGACGGCGGCGAGGCTGAGCCCGAGAATCTCGGCCACCTCTTCACCGGAGAGCCCCTGCAGGTCCCGAAGGGCCAACACAGCTCGATACTCTGCTGGCAGGGTTGCCACCGCTTGACGAACGACTTTGCGCCTCTCCTGTTGCAGGAGGAGGTTTTCCGGATTTGCTGACCAGGCCTCCACCGAGTGCACGTGGTGCCCCTCCCCGTCAAAGACCGGCAGCCATTTTTCTACGTCTTCTTCCGTCCTCTCGTCCCGCCCACGGATTTTCATCATGGCGGCATTGACGGTGATCCGATACAACCAGGTAGTGAACGCAGACCGGCCCTCAAAGCTCCCAATCTTCCGGAACACCGTCAAGAAAACATCCTGCACGACCTCCTCGGCATCCTGGCGATCCCTCGTGATGCTTCGAGCGATGCGATAGGTCTGAGCAGAGTAGCGGTCGACAACGGCTGCAAAGGCTTGCTCATCCCCGGCCTTGAGCCGCTCGAGAAGTTCCAAGTCCGGGAATCCAGCCTGCTCAGTCGCTCCCACCATGTTAGATGCCCCATCGCTACCAAAAGATTCTTTGGCGAGTGCGAAGGTATAAGAACGGAAAGGGCCCCGTGAAACCGCCCTGATGGTTGGCACTATAGCAAAAGATGAGGCAAATACTCAAATACCTTCGGGAATTCAATGGGGTCGGATCTGACCCCTTTGATTTTCTCACAGGAAAATGGAGTGCGGTGTTTGGCGTTGGATACGTCTTGGTGAAAGGAAGGACTTAGATCCGGGCCATCTCTCTGGCGACACCCACTAGCTCGTCCGGCGGAAGCTCTGTGACTAGCGCGTAGAGCAGGTTACCCTTTTTCCACAAGGCCACGCCGTACCCGTCCTGAGACGTGACGTAGAGCTCCAGCCCGTCCACCGGGCGGAAACCTGTCCGCGGCACTTCTACCCCCTCATCGGGCAGGACGAAAAGGGAGACAAGCGTCTTCCCCTTGCTATACAGCAGGCAGGCGACCTTTCGCTCAAGGAAGAAGGTCACATCTCCCCCCATGAACCGGAGCTCTGCTGTCCGGCCCGCCGGGGGATCGACCTCGAAGCCCACCTTGGCCGCCAGCCATTCTCTTACCTGTTGCCGATCAGCCGTGGGCTCCGTCGGTGGAGTCCCCCGCATGACAAAACTGCGGTGATCGTTGACGGCCTCAATCAGGATAGGCGAGATGCGCTCGCCACGAGTGAGCAGCGTGAGGGAAACGATGCTGATCAACACCAGTGCGGCGAACGCCATACCCCATTGCAGGGCGGGCCTCGGCACCAATCGCCAGGTGGGCGCCTCCTTAGGGGTCAGGATCTCTGTCACCTTTCGGCGAAGCTCGGCAGGGGGCTCTCGCCGGGGTATCCCGGCAGCCACATGGTTTCGGATCTTACGCTGAACTGTTAGCTCGCCCGCACACGCCGGACAGGTCTCCAGATGGGCCTGCAGCCGCCCTACCTGGTCCGCAGTCAGGGTGCCATCCATGAATTCTTGAAGGTACTCCTGAGTCTCTTGACACGTCGCTTTGTCCTTCATCTCAGCTCCCGTAGTCGCTTAAGAGTTTCCGAAGCAACTGGCGCCCCCGAAAGAGACGCGTCTTGACCGTATTCTTGGGACAGTCCATGATCCCGGCGATCTCCTCGACACTCAGCCCCTCCACGTCCGAGAGGAGGATCGCCGTCCGGAACGGATCCCGCAGTTGCTCGAGGGCCTCATTGAGGTCGACGCGGACCAGGCGGTTCAGGGGTCCCGCGTCTGCGCCACGCACTCCCTCCGCCTCAGTCACCGTGGCGGATCCCCCGTTAGCTTCCAGATCCTCCATGGCCGGTTCCCGTCTCCGGCGCCAGTAACTATCGATAAAGACATTCCTCAATATCTTAAACAGCCAGGCCCGGAGATTGGTTCCCAGCTGAAACCGGTGTCGGAACCGGAGCGCCCGGAGGTAGGTCTCTTGGACCAGGTCCGCCGCGTCATCCTCATTCTTGGCCAACCCGAGGGCAAAGTTATACAGAGAAGTGAGATGCTCCACGGCCTCCTGCTGAAACGCACCCGCATCCTCCTCCGGGCCCGGTTTCACCGAGAGATATTGCTTCAAGACATCGAGGGGAAAGGCCATCCACTGCTCCCTGTCTGACAAACATTCTGTTCGGGCGCGATTCGCGATTTGCCACATAAGCCCGTCAGGAGGACTGACCAACGCTTCTAGTTCACACGGTAACCTCGGACCCTGTAGTTGCGACCAAGCAAGAGAGCGTCGCCTTGCCCCATGGCCCTGCCGCTCCTTCAGTCGCCATTTAACTATTCGTTCAAGATGCGTATCTGGGGGATACCGAAGACAGGCAGCAGGTGTCGGTGAGGGCTCTTCTGTCTCTTGCCTGTGGCCATCGTAGCACTTCATTACCGAAAATCGGCCTCCTTAAGGCGTGTTTGGCCCCGGTTATTCGCCACGAGCGCCTTTACCTTGCAGGACGAGTGACCGCGAACGTTCAACCAGGGTGGCCAATTGTGGATGGCATAGGGGACAGAAGGTTACAACGGCAAGGCGCTTCCCACCAGCGAGCAGCACCCATTTCTCGGCCACTCCCCTACACATACAGCTGCTCCTGTGACTCTCAATCCTATACCACATAGACCGCCTCCCAACTTTTCCTCTTCATTTCTTATTCGCCCTCGCCTGGATCTCTTCTTGTTCGGCCTCACGGCCCGATTCCACGGCACTCCGAATGACCCAGCGAAGGATCCAGCTTCGCCGGGCCCCTTCGAGGAGTGCCGTCAGATTCTCATAGACCGTGGGATCGACCAGCAACGCCCCGAGCGTCCCGTCTCCCTGGGCGATCTTCGCAGTAATCTCTTTGAGGTGCCGGGAGGTCTCCGTGAGATTCTCCACCAGCTCCCTGGACTTCGGATCAAACAGCAGGGCCGGGATCGCTCCTTCGCCTCCTCGGATAGCCTGGAGCACCGAATGGACTTCCCGCACCGTCTGCGAGAACTCCTGGACCACCTTGCCACCCTCTGGGTCATAGATCAGAGCGTGGGCCAGTCCCCGCCCATTCTTCACCTCGGTGGAGAGGTCTGCCAACGCCTCGGCGGTGCGACCGAGGTCCTGCACAAAGCGACGGCTGGCGGGATCCTTCGTCAGCCACTGAAGCGCCCCTTCGCCCCGCTCCAGAGATGCGGCGAACTCCTTCAGGTCCTGTGCCACACTGGCGATGGCCTCAGCCGTCTGGGCATCCTTCAATGTCGCGAGCATGGTATCCATGGACGCAGCGAACCCCTCGGCGTGCCCGAGTACTCGCTGCCCTTGGCCGACGAGGGTGCCAAAGCCTGCCGGCTCTTCGACTCTCAGGGTCCCCCCGTCCGGGAGACGAGGTTCTTGTGAGGTGCCGACACTGATTTCGATGAACTTGTCACCCAAAAATCCTACCGTCTCGATCCGGGCGACCGAGTCCCGGCGGACACTCTCGATGGCCGCCCCGGCGACATTCAGCTCCACGAGCACTTTCTGCTCGGGCGGACGGGGCACGCGGATCCCGGTCACGCGGCCGACTGCCACGCCGCCCAGGCGCACCGTGGCCCCCTTGTGCAGGCCACCTGCGTTGGTGAAGGAGGCCTGAAGCGGGTGCTGAGGGGCAAAATATCTTCCCCGCTCCCCCAGGAAGAAGATCGAGGCCGCAAAGAGCAGAAGCCCGGCAAAGACAAAGAGTCCTACAGCGATCTTCACGCCACTCCGCGATTCCATGGGAACCTCCAGTCGGAATGTCGGGGCGTGGTCGCCCGGTCGAACGCCCCCTCCAGGAATGCCTGTACCTCAGGCCTTGCCGAATTTCGGAATTCCTCGGGACTGGCGACCTCGATGATCTTCCCGCTATGCAGAAATGCCACCTGGTTCGATATCGTGAAGGCGCAGTGTAGGTCGTGGGTCACCACCACCGAGGTCTGGCAGAGATCTCGGTGCAGTTGAGCAATAAGATCGCAGATCATCCGGCCATTCTGGGGGTCGAGTCCTGCCGTGGGCTCGTCGAACAGGACGGTCTCCGGTTGCAGCGCCAGTGCCCGGGCAATGCCCACGCGCTTCTTCATCCCCCCGCTCAGCTCCACTGGGTACTGATTCCCGATTCCGGGCATTCCAACCTGCTCCAGGGTCTCAGCCACGCGGTCACGAATTTCTCCTTCACTTGCCGTCGTGTGGAGCCTGAGTGGGAAGGCGATATTCTCGAAGACGGTGAGGGAGTCAAAGAGGGCTGCCCCCTGAAAGACGACGCCCATCCGCTTCCGGAGGGGGAGCAACTCTCGCTCGCTCAGCGGGACAATGTCCTCCCCAAAGAGAAAGATCTGTCCATGGTCCGGTTTGGCAAGGCCGGCGATTAATTTGAGGAGGGTGCTCTTGCCGGCACCGCTCCCCCCGAGGACGCTCAACGTCTCGCAGACCTGGAGGTTGAGGTCTATCCCGGCCAGTACCTGGTGACCGTTGAAGACCTTGTGGACCCCCTGGATCCGTATGACACCCGCTTGCTCCATCAGTCGCTTTGCCATTGTGCTCCCTAGAAGAGAAAAAAGAACTGGGTCAGCAGATAGTCAACCGCCAGGACGGAGATCCCGATGACCACCACGGTGCCGGTCGTGGCGCGTCCCAGCTCGGTGCTCCCCCCGGTAAAGGTCAGGCCCTGGTAACAGCCGACCAAGGCGACCAGGAAACCGAACACCACCGACTTCCCGAATCCGCTAAAGTAGTCCTGAAAGGTGGTGGCGTCGAGGATGGTGTTCCAGTAGAGCATGTAGTCGAGCCGAAGCTGTACCGTGGCCACCAAGAGGCCACCGAGGATGCCTACGACATTCGCGATGATGGTGAGGAGCGGGAAGACCACCAGGCCGGCGAGTAGTCGTGGGACAACCAGGAACTTGATGTAGTTTGCCCCGATGGCCCGGAGGGCATCGACCTGTTCTGTGACCCGCATAGCCCCCAGTTCCGCCGTGATCCCTGCTCCCACCTTGCCCCCGACGAGGAGCGCAGTTATGACGGGGCCCGCTTCCCGGACCATGGACCGGGCCACTGTGGGGCCGATGTACAGGGTCGCCCCGAAACGCTGGAGCTCATGCGCTCCCTGCACTGCGACCACCATCCCGGCAAAGAGGCCTGCGACCACGGCCAGGACGAGCGAGAGGACACCCATCGCATGGATCTGTGTCACGAAGAGGCCAAATCGGTAGGGGGGGAAAAGCGCTTCCCGCACGGCCTGACATGCCAACAGCGTGCTCCCGCCGAGATAGCCGAAGAAGGCCCTCATCATGTCCCCTCTGGTAACATGTGAAACCCCCGAACTAGGGCCTCAAATTCCCAATTGACCTCAGAATACACCTCGGGAGGTGCGAACAGGACCAGGTCGTAGACGCAATCGGGTCCCCTGAGGGTATAGCCGTGCAGCTGCAGTTCCCGGCCTCCCAGTTCCCCCCGCAGGACCACCTCCAACCCTTCTCCCTGAACGGCGGTGCGCCCGTCCTGCTGTAGGACCTCCTTGGCCTGGATGCCAAAAAAGAGGTGCCGACTCACGATGTTCAGGGGGCGGTCGGGCGGGATCTCACCACAGGTGGCATTGACCACCATTCCTGCCTGGCGAGATTCATGGAGCAATATCAGATCCGTCTCTTCCCCTGTTTCGACAGTCCAGGCTCTTGACGGAAGTTGCACACCAAAGCCCTTGGTCTCATTGATGTATGTTCCGTTCCGGATATGAGCGCCCGCACAGGCCGTGAGGAAGATCCCGACGGCCAGGAGGCAGAGCGAGAAGTGCCTTTTGCTCCGGCCAGAACCGTTATGGGCAAGCCCAAGGGCCACTTTACTCCTCCTTATCTCGTTCCCGGGGGGCTACCGGTGCAGACGGATGGCACCCGGCATGGCGCTGGTCAAAGGCTCCCGGGGGGCGAGGGTGAATGATCACCCGATGCCTCCGCAGCTCCCAGAAGATGTCGTCCTGCACGCCATGGTGGCGTTCGGTCCAGCGATCCTGGTCGCCGCGCCGGCAATGCTGGTGGCCATGCCTGCCCTCTGGATGATGGGGCCGGATGCAATGGCGCTGGCCAAGATGCCCCAAGCCATTACCGTCCGCCAATGGTACACTGCCCACGAGGAGCGTGAACATGGCGACCCCAGCCAATAAAATGTTCCATATGCGTCTCATGACACCTTTCTTGATACGTGGCTTCGTCAGCGGGCCTCCGCTGAAAGTGCGATGCTTTGAACACCGGTTCTCTACGGGAAACACTCATCTCGTCGCACCTGAAGATTTGCGAATAATGCGTGAGACAAAATGGGCCGGCCATCGGCAGGACTCGTTTACCGGAAATCGGCTTCGCTAAAGCGCAGGGTCCACCCGCTGGCCCGGGGATCCACTTGGATGGTTCGGTCGTACCGCCCCACCGTCCGAGTGCCAAACTGGGTATCCACATGGGCCCGGGCAATCACCCGGTGAGCCCCCAGATCCATGCTGTGCTGCCGGGTCTCCTGCGGGTTCAACGCGATGCCTCCTCCGTTCTGCACGGCCTGCGGGTCGGCGTCGACAAAGACCTCAAGCCGCCACCTTGTGCCGTTGACAAACTGCCCCCTGGTGGGGTCTACAGTGACCGTGGTCGGGCTGCTAACGTTCACCTGCCCTTGTCCCGGCTGCGTCGTCGCCACACCTGTCTGAGCGAATCCTGCGGTGGAGGGCGGCGTCGCCACCTCGCCCCGCTGGTTCTCGATGGCCCCGCCTATAAGTGCCCCGCTCAGTAGGCCAAGACCGGCCCCAATGGCGGCCCCTGTTCCGGCGTTGCCGCTGGCACTGCCGATAAGCGCCCCCGCACCCGCACCCAGGCCGGCCCCAGTCAACGCCCCCTGCTCCCTGGTGGACAGAG encodes the following:
- a CDS encoding glycine zipper domain-containing protein, whose amino-acid sequence is MRSFLSVIALVAMLSGCAQRPLSTREQGALTGAGLGAGAGALIGSASGNAGTGAAIGAGLGLLSGALIGGAIENQRGEVATPPSTAGFAQTGVATTQPGQGQVNVSSPTTVTVDPTRGQFVNGTRWRLEVFVDADPQAVQNGGGIALNPQETRQHSMDLGAHRVIARAHVDTQFGTRTVGRYDRTIQVDPRASGWTLRFSEADFR
- a CDS encoding ABC transporter ATP-binding protein; translation: MAKRLMEQAGVIRIQGVHKVFNGHQVLAGIDLNLQVCETLSVLGGSGAGKSTLLKLIAGLAKPDHGQIFLFGEDIVPLSERELLPLRKRMGVVFQGAALFDSLTVFENIAFPLRLHTTASEGEIRDRVAETLEQVGMPGIGNQYPVELSGGMKKRVGIARALALQPETVLFDEPTAGLDPQNGRMICDLIAQLHRDLCQTSVVVTHDLHCAFTISNQVAFLHSGKIIEVASPEEFRNSARPEVQAFLEGAFDRATTPRHSDWRFPWNRGVA
- a CDS encoding MlaD family protein translates to MESRSGVKIAVGLFVFAGLLLFAASIFFLGERGRYFAPQHPLQASFTNAGGLHKGATVRLGGVAVGRVTGIRVPRPPEQKVLVELNVAGAAIESVRRDSVARIETVGFLGDKFIEISVGTSQEPRLPDGGTLRVEEPAGFGTLVGQGQRVLGHAEGFAASMDTMLATLKDAQTAEAIASVAQDLKEFAASLERGEGALQWLTKDPASRRFVQDLGRTAEALADLSTEVKNGRGLAHALIYDPEGGKVVQEFSQTVREVHSVLQAIRGGEGAIPALLFDPKSRELVENLTETSRHLKEITAKIAQGDGTLGALLVDPTVYENLTALLEGARRSWILRWVIRSAVESGREAEQEEIQARANKK
- a CDS encoding ABC transporter permease, producing MMRAFFGYLGGSTLLACQAVREALFPPYRFGLFVTQIHAMGVLSLVLAVVAGLFAGMVVAVQGAHELQRFGATLYIGPTVARSMVREAGPVITALLVGGKVGAGITAELGAMRVTEQVDALRAIGANYIKFLVVPRLLAGLVVFPLLTIIANVVGILGGLLVATVQLRLDYMLYWNTILDATTFQDYFSGFGKSVVFGFLVALVGCYQGLTFTGGSTELGRATTGTVVVIGISVLAVDYLLTQFFFLF
- a CDS encoding zf-HC2 domain-containing protein yields the protein MKDKATCQETQEYLQEFMDGTLTADQVGRLQAHLETCPACAGELTVQRKIRNHVAAGIPRREPPAELRRKVTEILTPKEAPTWRLVPRPALQWGMAFAALVLISIVSLTLLTRGERISPILIEAVNDHRSFVMRGTPPTEPTADRQQVREWLAAKVGFEVDPPAGRTAELRFMGGDVTFFLERKVACLLYSKGKTLVSLFVLPDEGVEVPRTGFRPVDGLELYVTSQDGYGVALWKKGNLLYALVTELPPDELVGVAREMARI
- a CDS encoding zf-HC2 domain-containing protein; translation: MISCKEITNLLADYLEEALDEQTVQALEAHLSGCRICDNFMRTYQTTTTLLRDLGEEEIPGELKDRLLRFVRERKMKNP
- a CDS encoding glycosyltransferase family 2 protein, encoding MTPRFSVIIPARNDAAALGQTLDYLDGLVRNDAVEVIVAASGDPGGTERAVAGRAKLLWPSGSTRSALMNAGAETARGEILFFLHADSFPPASVFELIDQALSSNDVAGGAFEHLFVERGWSLRTITWINRIRYRLTRNYYGDQGIFVRAALFREMDGYKDLRVLEDLEFTQRLKRVGRSILIPVPVLTSGRRLLARGPWRTFCFIVWLLFLHTLRLDTQRHAERWRGPGDNPPGSPCPRGRLQQGVC
- a CDS encoding 3-hydroxybutyrate dehydrogenase encodes the protein MRLDGKVGIVTGGARGIGKAIALTLAKAGAKVVIADLDEQAGEATVKDLETSGPRAFFQKTDVSKGEEAKRVVDTTVDRFGRLDILVNNAGLQHVAPIQDFPEEKWDLLLGVMLTGAFLLSKYAFPHMLRQRFGRIVNLGSTHGLVASPFKAGYVSAKHGLLGLTKVIALEGAAHNINAVALCPGYVRTPLVEQQIADQAKAHGISEQEVMEKVILAPQAVKRLLEPQEVAEMVVFLCTEQASGITGTHVAMDLGWTAH
- a CDS encoding sigma-70 family RNA polymerase sigma factor, which produces MAFPLDVLKQYLSVKPGPEEDAGAFQQEAVEHLTSLYNFALGLAKNEDDAADLVQETYLRALRFRHRFQLGTNLRAWLFKILRNVFIDSYWRRRREPAMEDLEANGGSATVTEAEGVRGADAGPLNRLVRVDLNEALEQLRDPFRTAILLSDVEGLSVEEIAGIMDCPKNTVKTRLFRGRQLLRKLLSDYGS
- a CDS encoding sigma-70 family RNA polymerase sigma factor, yielding MVGATEQAGFPDLELLERLKAGDEQAFAAVVDRYSAQTYRIARSITRDRQDAEEVVQDVFLTVFRKIGSFEGRSAFTTWLYRITVNAAMMKIRGRDERTEEDVEKWLPVFDGEGHHVHSVEAWSANPENLLLQQERRKVVRQAVATLPAEYRAVLALRDLQGLSGEEVAEILGLSLAAVKTRLHRARLALRGKLAAYFGVQHDQL